In the Bordetella genomosp. 10 genome, one interval contains:
- a CDS encoding Bug family tripartite tricarboxylate transporter substrate binding protein: MLNDSWKKRLAMLACGLFMAGAAHAETFPSRPITIVAPYPPGGATDLYARSVAAGLDALGQSVIVDNRAGASGIIGADYVSRAAPDGYTMLIGASSMFSVLPLLSKRMDAVYQRIEPISILGFNPSYVVVPATLPVDTIQELVAFLKQHPGKYGYGSAGAGTSQHVFMELFKQRAGVDLFPVQYKGSSPMVVDLIAGRVTMAIEQGPAVLSYIKSGKLKALAVTTAKRSEALPNVPTLAETILPGFEAVTWFALYAPKGVPQNVLDKVVPQIARTMASKEVKERLGAVGVEAASSTPQEVVKRQAAETALWKDVIARSKISLED, translated from the coding sequence ATGCTTAACGACAGTTGGAAAAAGCGCCTTGCGATGCTGGCCTGTGGACTTTTCATGGCCGGCGCCGCCCACGCGGAAACATTCCCGAGCCGGCCCATCACGATCGTCGCGCCCTATCCTCCCGGCGGGGCGACCGACCTGTACGCGCGCTCCGTCGCCGCCGGCCTGGACGCGCTGGGCCAGTCCGTCATCGTCGACAACCGGGCCGGCGCCTCGGGCATCATCGGCGCGGACTATGTGTCCCGCGCGGCGCCCGACGGCTACACCATGCTCATCGGCGCGTCGTCCATGTTCTCCGTGCTGCCCCTGCTCAGCAAACGCATGGACGCCGTCTATCAACGGATCGAACCCATCTCCATCCTCGGCTTCAATCCTTCCTACGTGGTGGTGCCGGCGACCCTGCCGGTCGACACCATCCAGGAACTGGTGGCCTTCCTGAAGCAGCACCCCGGCAAGTACGGCTACGGCTCCGCCGGCGCCGGCACCTCGCAGCACGTGTTCATGGAGCTTTTCAAGCAGCGCGCCGGCGTCGATCTCTTCCCCGTGCAATACAAGGGAAGCTCGCCCATGGTGGTGGACCTGATCGCGGGGCGCGTGACCATGGCGATCGAACAGGGCCCCGCCGTCCTGTCGTACATCAAGTCGGGCAAGCTGAAGGCGCTTGCCGTCACGACGGCGAAACGGTCCGAAGCCTTGCCGAACGTCCCCACCCTGGCGGAAACCATCCTGCCGGGTTTCGAGGCCGTCACGTGGTTCGCGCTGTACGCGCCCAAGGGCGTTCCGCAAAACGTCCTGGACAAGGTGGTGCCGCAGATCGCCAGGACGATGGCGTCGAAGGAAGTGAAGGAACGCCTGGGCGCGGTCGGCGTCGAAGCCGCGTCCAGCACGCCCCAGGAAGTGGTGAAGCGGCAGGCGGCCGAGACCGCGCTGTGGAAGGACGTGATCGCGCGCTCGAAGATTTCGCTGGAAGACTGA
- a CDS encoding xanthine dehydrogenase family protein molybdopterin-binding subunit, which yields MHSTPPFSLGAEPRADYLEKVTGTALYASDIAVPGMLHGKILRSTVPHARIAKLDVSAALAVPGVVAILTGDDLKDLPGAEIRWGLSLRDRPVIALEKVRYVGDPVAAVAAVDEAAAEEAVDAIAVTYETLPHATTAREALAPGAALIHEDMEVLKDYYFRGHCTPVAGTNQFQQWSYESGDVDAVFRSGARTFEDTFTFPMVFHYAMEPHVCIAHWQPHSLELWSGGQTPTAIQRVCSEILGLPLACVRVHSPYVGGGFGGKASVKIDPLVAALSWKARAPVRVCLTISESMLTCRRLDAEVTLKTAVDANGRIVAKAVRAVVNGGAYADTGPAIAVKAAIRAIGPYHIPNLRLEAVGVYTNTVPGAAFRSIGGPQAVWATESQMDIMADALGHDPVAFRMLNMAEKGQTLKHDLRPLDVDMRRSLRAAVDTLERLPQPRHAGRRGMGVAVGATDPGIMPIGGAIVRLRADGSVNVSANTVEIGQGSRGVLRIVAARTLNQPLKMIAVAQPDTLQAPYDWGTGASRSTVIIGLAVQMACEDIVRQVGEIAAEVLGGGAGDYRLVEGAVEGPEGAIALMELLRRFNGMAAGEFLGVGRVNPNTRDGGFKLQPLFWETGAGAFEIALDEGTGAIRVLRASGAADLGYVVNPKAAEGQDEGAMVMGLGHTLSEEYVYTDGQVVNGTLFDYKVPTMEEVPEQVGTTLIESGDGPGPFGARGGGEGAILPVAPAVANALFQGWGIRLKELPLTPERVWRALKEKESIEEKTTDE from the coding sequence ATGCATTCCACGCCTCCGTTTTCCCTCGGCGCCGAGCCGCGCGCGGACTATCTTGAAAAGGTCACGGGCACGGCGCTCTATGCCAGCGACATCGCGGTGCCGGGCATGCTGCACGGGAAGATCCTGCGCAGCACGGTGCCGCATGCGCGCATCGCGAAGCTGGACGTGAGCGCGGCCCTCGCCGTCCCGGGCGTGGTGGCCATCCTCACCGGCGACGACCTCAAGGACCTGCCCGGCGCCGAGATCCGCTGGGGGCTGTCGCTGCGCGACCGCCCGGTCATCGCGCTGGAAAAAGTGCGCTACGTCGGCGACCCCGTCGCGGCGGTGGCCGCGGTCGACGAGGCGGCCGCGGAGGAAGCGGTCGACGCCATCGCCGTGACCTACGAGACGCTGCCGCACGCGACGACCGCGCGCGAAGCCCTGGCGCCGGGCGCGGCGCTGATCCACGAGGACATGGAGGTGCTGAAGGATTATTACTTCAGGGGGCATTGCACGCCGGTCGCGGGCACCAACCAGTTCCAGCAGTGGTCCTACGAAAGCGGCGACGTGGACGCCGTCTTCCGGAGCGGCGCGCGCACGTTCGAGGACACCTTCACCTTCCCCATGGTCTTTCACTACGCCATGGAGCCGCACGTCTGCATCGCGCACTGGCAACCGCATTCGCTGGAGCTGTGGAGCGGCGGCCAGACGCCCACCGCGATCCAGCGCGTCTGCTCGGAAATCCTGGGCCTCCCGCTGGCCTGCGTGCGGGTGCACTCGCCCTACGTCGGCGGCGGGTTCGGCGGCAAGGCATCGGTGAAGATCGATCCGCTGGTGGCGGCGCTGTCCTGGAAGGCGCGCGCGCCTGTCCGCGTCTGCCTGACCATTTCCGAATCGATGCTCACCTGCCGGCGCCTGGATGCGGAAGTCACGCTGAAGACCGCGGTGGACGCCAACGGCAGGATCGTCGCGAAGGCGGTCCGCGCGGTGGTCAACGGCGGCGCCTACGCGGACACCGGCCCGGCCATCGCCGTGAAGGCCGCGATCCGGGCCATCGGGCCCTACCACATCCCCAACCTGCGGCTGGAGGCGGTCGGCGTCTATACGAACACGGTGCCGGGCGCGGCGTTCCGGTCCATCGGCGGGCCGCAGGCCGTGTGGGCCACCGAATCGCAGATGGACATCATGGCCGACGCCCTGGGGCATGACCCGGTCGCGTTCAGGATGCTCAACATGGCGGAGAAAGGCCAGACGCTGAAGCACGACCTCCGGCCGCTCGACGTCGACATGCGGCGGTCGCTGCGCGCCGCCGTCGACACGCTCGAACGCCTGCCGCAACCGCGGCACGCGGGGCGCCGGGGGATGGGGGTGGCCGTGGGAGCGACGGACCCCGGCATCATGCCCATCGGCGGCGCCATCGTCCGCCTGCGCGCGGACGGGTCGGTCAACGTTTCCGCCAACACGGTGGAAATCGGCCAGGGCAGCCGCGGCGTGCTGCGCATCGTCGCCGCCAGAACGCTGAACCAGCCCTTGAAAATGATCGCCGTGGCGCAGCCCGACACCCTGCAGGCGCCCTATGACTGGGGGACGGGCGCCAGCCGTTCCACCGTCATCATCGGCCTGGCCGTGCAGATGGCCTGCGAGGACATCGTGCGGCAGGTGGGCGAGATCGCCGCCGAGGTGCTGGGCGGCGGCGCCGGCGACTACCGCCTGGTCGAAGGCGCCGTCGAAGGGCCGGAAGGCGCCATCGCGCTGATGGAGCTGCTGCGCCGCTTCAACGGCATGGCCGCGGGCGAGTTCCTGGGCGTGGGACGCGTCAACCCGAACACCCGGGATGGCGGCTTCAAGCTGCAGCCGCTGTTCTGGGAAACGGGCGCCGGCGCGTTCGAGATCGCCCTGGACGAAGGCACGGGCGCCATCCGGGTATTGCGGGCGAGCGGCGCCGCCGACCTGGGGTACGTCGTGAATCCGAAGGCGGCGGAAGGACAGGACGAAGGCGCCATGGTGATGGGGCTCGGCCACACGCTGTCCGAGGAGTACGTCTACACGGACGGCCAGGTCGTCAACGGCACGCTGTTCGACTACAAGGTTCCGACGATGGAGGAAGTCCCGGAGCAGGTGGGGACCACCTTGATCGAAAGCGGCGACGGGCCCGGTCCCTTCGGCGCGCGCGGCGGCGGCGAAGGGGCGATCCTGCCCGTGGCGCCGGCGGTCGCCAATGCGCTGTTCCAGGGATGGGGCATCCGGTTGAAGGAATTGCCGCTGACGCCGGAACGCGTGTGGCGGGCGCTGAAAGAAAAGGAATCCATCGAAGAAAAAACCACCGACGAATAA
- a CDS encoding CoxG family protein: MDFRIDALLPATASQLWAIFFDVKRVATLIPGCENVEEVEKLKVFSAVMRQKIGPFKLDVPTRIDVESYETERQVRLKAAGSDKATGTSIDVGMEVNLEEQRDGDEVLCKLDVSASMQVAGRLASLGYPIVRKRSEQLFAEFEERLRAELDNVNGVRPAEPAPGSGRETAGAARPAAAEPLAPTPAAAAQQPQPRQAEAPRQAPRQSPPPRLAPAAGSRRGREIELVFLWPRLGINVAVAVGVAHGAVALGQSPWWWLAAPLLGVAASLGKRAD; encoded by the coding sequence ATGGACTTCAGAATCGATGCGCTACTGCCCGCGACGGCTTCGCAACTGTGGGCGATCTTCTTCGACGTGAAGCGGGTCGCCACGCTCATACCCGGCTGCGAGAACGTCGAGGAGGTGGAGAAACTCAAGGTGTTCTCGGCGGTCATGCGGCAGAAGATCGGACCGTTCAAGCTGGACGTTCCCACCCGCATCGACGTCGAGTCCTACGAGACCGAGCGGCAGGTCCGCCTGAAGGCCGCGGGCAGCGACAAGGCGACCGGCACCTCGATCGACGTCGGCATGGAGGTCAACCTCGAGGAACAGCGCGACGGCGACGAGGTGCTGTGCAAGCTCGACGTCAGCGCCAGCATGCAAGTGGCCGGCCGCCTCGCCTCCCTCGGCTATCCCATCGTGCGGAAACGGTCCGAACAACTCTTCGCCGAATTCGAGGAGCGGCTGCGGGCGGAGCTGGACAACGTGAACGGGGTCCGGCCCGCCGAACCGGCGCCCGGCAGCGGCCGGGAGACGGCCGGCGCGGCAAGGCCGGCCGCCGCCGAACCGCTGGCGCCCACGCCGGCCGCGGCCGCGCAACAACCCCAACCAAGGCAAGCCGAAGCGCCACGGCAAGCGCCGCGACAATCGCCACCGCCGCGCCTTGCACCGGCGGCCGGATCCCGCCGCGGCCGCGAAATCGAACTCGTCTTCCTGTGGCCCAGGCTGGGCATCAACGTCGCCGTGGCCGTCGGCGTCGCCCATGGCGCGGTGGCCTTGGGCCAGTCGCCCTGGTGGTGGCTGGCCGCCCCGCTGCTGGGCGTCGCGGCCAGCCTGGGAAAGCGGGCCGACTGA
- a CDS encoding FAD binding domain-containing protein has protein sequence MRAKKFFLHRPRDLAEAIALKAEHGDAATFHAGGTELLVALKAHVLRYEHVIDIKQIPGLKGVRVKDDGAISIGSLTTHDSIANDPIVRASLPGYAELSENVANIRVRMAGTLGGVLCFAEPHADAPTMLCALDAWVVLAGPSGDRELPCRDFHLGEFATARGDDELLTAIEIAPQSAGTRSAYRAFGHTERPAVGVAAAWSTDNPQRLSLWAGAISACPTRLARAEEAAAALADDLSAEAVWKRLRPAVAADAEDIDAHDDLHGGADYKRHLVSVLAERALKACLP, from the coding sequence ATGCGCGCCAAGAAATTCTTCCTGCACCGGCCGCGCGATCTGGCCGAGGCCATCGCGCTCAAGGCGGAGCACGGCGACGCCGCGACCTTCCACGCGGGCGGGACCGAACTGCTGGTCGCCCTGAAGGCGCACGTCCTGCGATACGAGCACGTGATCGACATCAAGCAGATCCCGGGCCTGAAGGGCGTGCGCGTGAAGGACGACGGCGCCATATCGATCGGTTCGCTGACCACGCACGACAGCATCGCCAACGATCCCATCGTCCGTGCGTCGCTGCCGGGATACGCCGAGCTCAGCGAAAACGTGGCGAACATCCGGGTCCGGATGGCCGGCACGCTGGGCGGCGTACTCTGTTTCGCCGAGCCGCACGCGGACGCGCCGACCATGCTGTGCGCGCTGGACGCCTGGGTCGTCCTGGCTGGCCCGAGCGGGGACCGCGAGCTGCCCTGCCGGGATTTCCACCTGGGTGAATTCGCCACCGCGCGCGGCGACGACGAATTGCTGACGGCGATAGAAATCGCGCCGCAGTCGGCGGGCACGCGGTCCGCCTACCGGGCCTTCGGGCACACGGAAAGGCCGGCCGTCGGCGTCGCCGCGGCCTGGTCGACGGACAACCCGCAACGGCTGAGCCTGTGGGCCGGCGCGATTTCCGCCTGTCCGACCCGGCTGGCGCGCGCCGAGGAGGCCGCCGCCGCGCTCGCCGACGATCTTTCCGCCGAGGCCGTATGGAAGCGCCTGCGGCCCGCGGTCGCCGCGGACGCGGAGGACATCGACGCCCACGACGACCTCCATGGCGGCGCCGACTACAAGCGCCATCTCGTTTCCGTTCTTGCCGAACGCGCCCTGAAGGCCTGCCTGCCATGA
- a CDS encoding (2Fe-2S)-binding protein, translating into MTRTDTEFPMMRVDFKVNGQAASLDIEPCEMLIDVLRDRLQLKGTKRSCDVQVCGACTVLVDGNPTSSCTTLCADAHEREVTTIEGLAQGKRLDPLQRAFIAHGALQCGFCTPGMILAVKAMLARHERPSEETVRHYLRGNICRCTGYVKILEAIMDLVHNPSHYR; encoded by the coding sequence ATGACCCGGACCGATACCGAATTTCCCATGATGCGCGTGGACTTCAAGGTCAACGGCCAGGCCGCGTCGCTGGACATCGAGCCCTGTGAAATGCTGATCGACGTACTGCGCGACCGGCTGCAACTGAAGGGCACCAAGCGGTCTTGCGACGTGCAGGTCTGCGGCGCCTGCACGGTGCTGGTGGACGGCAATCCCACCTCCAGTTGCACGACCCTCTGCGCCGACGCGCACGAACGCGAGGTCACCACCATCGAGGGCCTGGCGCAAGGCAAGCGGCTGGATCCCCTCCAGCGCGCGTTCATCGCGCACGGCGCCCTGCAATGCGGGTTTTGCACGCCCGGCATGATCCTCGCCGTCAAGGCAATGCTGGCGCGCCATGAGCGGCCCTCCGAGGAAACGGTCCGCCATTACCTGCGCGGCAACATCTGCAGATGCACCGGCTACGTGAAGATCCTCGAAGCCATCATGGATCTCGTCCACAACCCTTCCCATTACCGATAG
- a CDS encoding FAD-dependent monooxygenase has translation MSDSSNTPPRTHAIIAGAGMGGLTLALALLKKGFDVDVYEQSPELREVGAGLWISANGAKVMAALGLKERLEEINLPPQDRLIRYWKTGEGRSVYNRDGNPSKADHTLIQVLRSELQRVLYEAVVAIKPDAVHFGVRSAGAETVGGRARLLLGDGGHVDGDVVVGCDGAHSRVRQSMFGPAPARYTGALAWRGLTPMGKLKPQHREALASTWVGPTAHVTTYPVQKNGEMFVSFSAQVDSDTWHTESWSEKGDLADALKDFEGWHSDIVDLFVGSENLFRWGLFVRDPLQAWSQGQVTLVGDACHSMTPYLGMGVNMTMEDAFVLARCLEQGPDDIAAALRRYDRARIERANRTKAESLKMFRIFHSPALARPETAWPYIDTHWSAQAVRERYDWLLQYDATTVEI, from the coding sequence ATGTCCGACTCCAGCAATACCCCGCCACGCACGCACGCGATCATCGCCGGCGCCGGGATGGGAGGGTTGACCCTGGCGCTGGCCCTTTTGAAAAAGGGCTTCGACGTCGACGTCTACGAACAGTCCCCCGAGCTTCGCGAGGTCGGCGCAGGCCTGTGGATCTCGGCCAACGGCGCGAAGGTCATGGCCGCCCTGGGCCTGAAGGAAAGGCTGGAGGAGATCAACCTGCCGCCGCAGGACAGGCTGATCCGCTACTGGAAGACCGGCGAGGGTAGATCCGTCTACAACCGCGACGGCAACCCGTCGAAGGCCGACCACACGCTGATCCAGGTGCTGCGCTCGGAATTGCAGCGCGTGCTGTATGAAGCCGTCGTGGCGATCAAGCCGGACGCGGTGCACTTCGGCGTGCGCTCGGCCGGCGCCGAAACGGTTGGCGGCCGCGCCCGCCTGCTGCTCGGCGACGGCGGCCATGTGGATGGCGACGTCGTCGTCGGCTGCGACGGCGCGCACTCCCGCGTGCGCCAGTCGATGTTCGGTCCCGCGCCGGCCCGCTACACCGGCGCCCTGGCCTGGCGCGGCCTCACCCCCATGGGCAAGCTCAAGCCGCAGCATCGGGAAGCGCTGGCGTCGACCTGGGTCGGCCCCACCGCCCACGTCACGACCTATCCCGTGCAGAAGAACGGCGAGATGTTTGTCAGTTTCTCGGCGCAGGTCGACAGCGACACGTGGCACACCGAATCGTGGTCGGAGAAAGGAGACCTGGCCGACGCGCTCAAGGATTTCGAGGGCTGGCATTCCGACATCGTCGACCTGTTCGTCGGATCGGAAAACCTCTTCCGCTGGGGATTGTTCGTCCGCGATCCGCTTCAAGCATGGTCCCAGGGCCAGGTGACCCTGGTGGGCGACGCCTGCCATTCCATGACGCCCTATCTCGGCATGGGCGTCAACATGACGATGGAGGACGCCTTCGTGCTCGCCCGCTGCCTGGAACAGGGTCCGGACGACATCGCGGCGGCGCTGCGGCGCTACGACCGCGCGCGCATCGAACGCGCGAACCGCACCAAGGCCGAATCGCTGAAGATGTTCCGCATCTTCCACAGCCCGGCATTGGCCCGGCCCGAGACCGCATGGCCGTACATCGACACGCACTGGTCGGCGCAGGCCGTCCGCGAGCGCTACGACTGGCTGCTGCAATACGACGCGACGACGGTGGAGATCTGA
- a CDS encoding isochorismatase family protein: protein MTEVVEKRARPWDGIIPERELDIYRRAGWGAPTGIGRRPALLVIDVQYRSMGYEAMPIEQAIEAMPTSCGEYGWRAVPHIARLLQAFRDMGAPVLYPYVAFKRSHDRGQFEAKVPGVMDVSAPDYEFVKEVRPRQGDIQIPKHQASAFHGTALASYLIGLGVDTVVVTGCTTSGCVRATVVDACALNYKVVVPQDAVYDRSQVSHAVNLFDMASKYADVMPTEELVDLLGTCR, encoded by the coding sequence ATGACCGAGGTAGTGGAAAAACGCGCCCGCCCCTGGGACGGCATCATTCCCGAGCGGGAGCTCGACATATACCGGCGCGCGGGCTGGGGCGCGCCGACCGGCATAGGCCGCCGTCCGGCCTTGCTGGTCATCGACGTGCAATACCGGTCGATGGGCTACGAAGCGATGCCCATCGAGCAGGCCATCGAGGCCATGCCCACGAGCTGCGGCGAATACGGCTGGCGCGCCGTGCCGCACATCGCGCGCTTGCTGCAAGCATTCCGGGACATGGGCGCGCCGGTCCTGTACCCCTACGTCGCCTTCAAGCGATCGCATGACCGCGGCCAATTCGAAGCCAAGGTCCCGGGCGTCATGGACGTGTCGGCTCCCGACTACGAGTTCGTCAAGGAGGTGCGGCCGCGGCAGGGCGACATCCAGATTCCCAAGCACCAGGCCAGCGCCTTCCATGGCACCGCGCTGGCCAGCTATCTGATCGGCCTGGGCGTCGACACCGTGGTGGTGACGGGCTGCACCACCAGCGGATGCGTGAGAGCCACGGTCGTCGACGCATGCGCGCTGAACTACAAGGTGGTCGTTCCGCAGGACGCCGTCTATGACCGGTCCCAGGTTTCGCATGCGGTGAACCTGTTCGACATGGCGAGCAAATACGCGGACGTCATGCCGACGGAGGAACTGGTGGATCTGCTGGGGACTTGCCGTTGA
- the umoC gene encoding lysozyme inhibitor LprI family protein: MAYRFPSPSPVWLLIGSAALAALIAAASIAETVPARAGGMVVTGPGPVIPDPLNECENTVGDQPRTALARCLNDARHTADRQMRDAYAEVEKNLREIHSAGTPKAVSTLKEAQKAFLKFREAECKRQGAAAMGGSGAGDMEAACIVKLTRWRTGVLASG, encoded by the coding sequence ATGGCCTACCGCTTCCCCTCCCCAAGCCCCGTCTGGCTGCTGATCGGCAGCGCGGCGCTGGCGGCCCTCATCGCCGCCGCCTCCATCGCGGAAACCGTGCCGGCGCGCGCCGGCGGCATGGTCGTCACCGGCCCCGGGCCGGTGATTCCCGATCCGCTCAATGAATGCGAGAACACGGTGGGCGACCAGCCCCGCACCGCCCTCGCCCGTTGTCTCAACGACGCGCGGCACACCGCCGACAGGCAGATGCGCGACGCCTATGCGGAAGTCGAGAAAAACCTGCGCGAGATTCATTCCGCCGGCACGCCCAAGGCGGTGTCGACGCTGAAGGAAGCCCAGAAAGCCTTCCTCAAGTTCCGCGAGGCCGAGTGCAAGCGGCAAGGCGCCGCGGCCATGGGCGGCAGCGGCGCGGGCGATATGGAAGCGGCCTGCATCGTCAAGCTGACGCGCTGGCGGACCGGCGTCCTGGCATCCGGTTGA
- a CDS encoding ABC transporter permease: protein MLSAAALSREEEAARGRMRARHALVVGLRILFLVVILGGWEIGARRGWIDPFFYSQPSAIYEQLVTWFREGTAQGSLWLQVWITLEETLLGFVIGAVGGVICGIVLGRNRLLADVFSLYIKIANSIPRVVLGSIFVIALGLGMASKVALAVVMVFFVVFGNAFQGVREADRYMIANAKILGASPRQITTSVVIPSAMSWILASLHVSFGFALVGAVVGEFLGAKQGIGLLISSAQGSFNASGVFAAMIVLAVVALAVDYILTTCETRLLKWRPQQF, encoded by the coding sequence ATGCTGTCGGCCGCCGCGCTGAGCCGCGAGGAAGAAGCGGCGCGCGGCCGCATGCGGGCGCGCCATGCGCTGGTCGTCGGCCTGCGCATCCTGTTTCTGGTGGTGATCCTGGGAGGCTGGGAGATCGGCGCGCGCCGCGGCTGGATCGATCCCTTTTTCTATTCGCAGCCCTCGGCGATCTACGAGCAACTGGTCACCTGGTTCCGCGAGGGCACGGCCCAGGGTTCGCTGTGGCTGCAAGTGTGGATCACGTTGGAGGAAACCCTGCTGGGCTTTGTCATCGGCGCCGTCGGCGGCGTGATCTGCGGCATCGTCCTGGGCCGCAACCGGCTGCTGGCCGACGTCTTCAGCCTGTACATCAAGATCGCCAATTCCATTCCCCGCGTGGTGCTGGGCTCGATCTTCGTGATCGCGCTGGGCCTGGGCATGGCTTCCAAGGTGGCCCTGGCGGTGGTGATGGTGTTCTTCGTGGTGTTCGGCAACGCCTTCCAGGGCGTGCGCGAGGCCGACCGCTACATGATCGCCAACGCCAAGATCCTGGGCGCGTCGCCGCGGCAGATCACCACGTCGGTGGTCATACCCTCGGCCATGAGCTGGATTCTCGCCAGCCTGCACGTCAGCTTCGGCTTCGCGCTGGTGGGCGCCGTGGTGGGCGAGTTCCTGGGCGCCAAGCAGGGGATAGGCCTGCTGATCTCCTCCGCCCAGGGATCGTTCAACGCCAGCGGCGTGTTCGCCGCCATGATCGTGCTGGCGGTGGTGGCGCTGGCGGTGGACTACATCCTCACCACCTGCGAAACGCGCCTGTTGAAATGGCGTCCCCAGCAGTTCTGA
- a CDS encoding ABC transporter ATP-binding protein, producing the protein MTVADTHSSSSKADGGKGADVPAIELDHVSIRFISPDGKATVALRDFSMQVRHGEFVAVVGPTGCGKSTTLGLITGLIKPTLGTVRVMGKEVRDTDPRIGFVFQSDAVFPWRSVIDNVAAGPLFRGMARKEAMELAQDWLARVGLDKFGQHYPHQLSGGMRKRVSLAQTFINKPEILLMDEPFSALDMQTRTLMQGELLDLWSRQSGSVVFVTHDLEEAIALADRVFVLTARPATLKQVYDIDLPRPRVMEEVRYQPQFIELSRQIWADLREEVHIG; encoded by the coding sequence ATGACCGTCGCCGACACCCATAGCAGTAGCAGCAAGGCCGATGGCGGCAAGGGCGCGGACGTGCCGGCCATCGAGCTGGACCACGTCTCCATCCGCTTCATCTCGCCGGACGGCAAGGCCACCGTGGCCTTGCGCGACTTTTCCATGCAGGTCCGCCACGGCGAATTCGTCGCCGTGGTCGGTCCGACGGGCTGCGGCAAGTCCACCACGCTGGGCCTGATCACCGGCTTGATCAAGCCCACGCTGGGCACGGTGCGGGTCATGGGCAAGGAGGTGCGCGACACCGACCCGCGCATCGGCTTCGTGTTCCAGAGCGACGCCGTCTTTCCCTGGCGCAGCGTGATCGACAACGTGGCCGCCGGCCCCTTGTTCCGCGGCATGGCGCGCAAGGAGGCGATGGAGCTGGCGCAGGATTGGCTGGCCCGCGTGGGGCTGGATAAATTCGGCCAGCACTATCCGCACCAGTTGTCGGGCGGCATGCGCAAGCGCGTGTCGCTGGCGCAGACCTTCATCAACAAGCCCGAGATCCTGCTCATGGACGAGCCCTTTTCGGCGCTCGACATGCAGACGCGCACGCTGATGCAGGGCGAGCTGCTGGACCTGTGGTCCCGGCAGTCGGGGTCGGTGGTGTTCGTCACGCACGACCTGGAGGAGGCCATCGCCCTGGCCGACCGGGTCTTCGTGCTGACGGCGCGGCCGGCCACGCTCAAGCAGGTCTACGACATCGACCTGCCGCGCCCGCGCGTCATGGAAGAGGTGCGCTACCAGCCGCAATTCATCGAGCTGTCGCGCCAGATCTGGGCCGATCTGCGCGAAGAGGTGCACATCGGCTGA
- a CDS encoding ABC transporter substrate-binding protein, which yields MRAWFRYSSVAGALVAALAVSAGAHAASKITIMVGGIDKIIYLPPKLTENLGYFKDEGLDVELQSQQAGVNAENQLVAGAVEAVVGYYDHSIDLQSKGKEIKSIVQFGLVPGAMMMVRSDEAGTIKSFADIKGKTIGVTGLGSSSSFLAQYLALKGGHPSGDYTMLPVGAGSTLIAAMKQKRIDVAWTTEPTTSQLLSTGEAKPIVDLVTADGTRQALDGLYPAASLYVRSDWAASHKDEAAKLAKAFVRTLHFIQTHTPEEIADKMPTDYYGGNKALYVQAMKASIPMFSPDGRMPQGGPETALKVLQAFSPNLKGKTIDLSRTYTNEFVDQVK from the coding sequence ATGCGAGCATGGTTCCGTTATTCCTCCGTCGCGGGCGCACTGGTGGCCGCGCTGGCCGTATCGGCCGGCGCCCACGCCGCTTCCAAGATCACCATCATGGTGGGCGGCATCGACAAGATCATCTACCTGCCGCCCAAGCTGACCGAGAATCTCGGCTACTTCAAGGACGAAGGGCTGGACGTCGAACTGCAATCGCAGCAGGCCGGCGTCAACGCCGAGAACCAGTTGGTGGCGGGCGCCGTCGAGGCGGTGGTCGGCTACTACGACCACTCCATCGACCTGCAAAGCAAGGGCAAGGAAATCAAGTCCATCGTGCAGTTCGGCCTGGTGCCCGGCGCCATGATGATGGTGCGCAGCGATGAAGCCGGCACCATCAAGAGCTTCGCCGACATCAAGGGCAAGACCATAGGCGTCACCGGCCTGGGCTCCTCGTCCAGCTTCCTGGCGCAATACCTGGCCCTGAAGGGCGGCCATCCCAGCGGCGACTACACCATGCTGCCGGTGGGCGCGGGCAGCACCCTGATCGCGGCCATGAAGCAGAAGCGCATCGACGTCGCCTGGACCACCGAGCCGACCACTTCGCAACTGCTGTCCACCGGCGAGGCCAAGCCCATCGTCGACCTGGTCACGGCCGACGGCACCCGCCAGGCGCTGGACGGCCTGTACCCGGCGGCCAGCCTGTACGTGCGCAGCGACTGGGCGGCGTCCCACAAGGACGAAGCCGCCAAGCTGGCGAAGGCCTTCGTGCGCACCCTGCATTTCATCCAGACGCACACGCCCGAGGAGATCGCCGACAAGATGCCCACCGATTACTACGGCGGCAACAAGGCGCTCTACGTGCAGGCCATGAAGGCGTCCATCCCCATGTTCTCGCCCGACGGCCGCATGCCCCAGGGCGGCCCCGAGACGGCCCTGAAGGTGCTGCAGGCCTTCAGTCCCAACCTGAAGGGCAAGACCATCGACCTGTCGCGTACCTACACCAACGAGTTCGTCGACCAGGTCAAGTGA